The following is a genomic window from Desulforegula conservatrix Mb1Pa.
CCTTTTTCTCGGTTTCTGAATCCACATAAGATGTCGCTTCATCGAGTATTATTATTTCAGGGTCCGATGCTATTGCCCTTGCTATTGAAAGAAGCTGGCGCTGTCCGCTCGAGAGTCTCACCCCTCCTTCTCCAAGCACTGAATCTATTCCGTCCGGCAGATTTTTGACAAAATCGAGGCACTGGGCAGCATCAAGTATTTCAGTAATTCTTTTATCATCCATATTGTTTCTTAGGCAGGTTACGTTGTCCCTTATTGATCCGCTGAAAATGAAGGGGTCCTGGGTTACAAGGGCAATGCGTTTTCTGACTTCTTCCACGTTCATTTCTGAAATATTCTTTCCGTTTATTGTTATTGCTCCTTTTTCAGGATCGTAGAATTTCAGAATAAGGCTTATGACAGTTGTCTTTCCTGCGCCTGTGTGCCCGACTGCTGCGATTGTTCTGCCTTTTTCAAGTTTGAAGCTTATGTCTTTTACTGCATAGATTCCTGGCTCATAGCCGAACCATACATTTTGGAACTCAAGCGTTTCAAAGGGTTGAATTTCATCTGAAATTGGTACCGTATCATCTTTTCGAATATCATTATGATGAATATCGGTGTCCTCAGCGTCAAGAATCTGAAAAATCCTTTCCGCAGACGCGAGTGCTGTCTGGGTTACATTATATTTTTCTGTCATGTCTCTAACTGGTCTGAAAAACATTCTTAGGTATGAAATATAGGCAACGAGGGAGCCTATGGTTATGTCTGAATTTTGAACAGCAAGGCCACCGTAAAGGATTATTATCGCAAGAGCCACAGAGCTTAAAAATTCGATCACAGGCATGAAAATTCCGAAAACGCGTATTTCCTTCATGCCGTCCAGATAAGCTCCGTGGTTCAGTGTATCAAAATTGGCCTTTGAATATTCTTCCTGCCTGAAGGACTGGATGACGGCCGAGCCAGCAAGGGTTTCAGCCACAGTTGTGTTGAGCTGGGCTGTTTTAGTTCTGAGCTGTCTTGATACGGCCCTGGTTTCCCCTCCGAAATATTTTGACGCCATGAGCACAAACGGCAGAATTATGAAAGTAGCGCAAGTCAGTTTCAAATTTATCATGGCCATTGTTCCCATTATGCCGAGCATGAGAAAAATGTCCTTGAAAAAGAAAACAAGAACAGTCGTGAACATCTCCAGCATATTATCTATGTCGCTGGTGATTCTTGTTACAAGTCTTCCCACAGGATTTTTGGAAAAAAATTCGACCGGCAGACTCTGCATATGGCTGTAAAGCTTTACCCTGAGGTCATTCAGAATCCTCTGGCCGCCGTATTCCATGGTCTGGATCTGGGCAAAACCTGTGATGAATATCAGGAATGATGAAACAAGCAGAAGTCCTGCCGCAATCATTATTCCGGCCAGGGCGGATTCCACGTTAAAAGTCCCGCCGACCGCTTTTTCAGGGTTGATATAATGATCCAGGGCATATCTGGTTATGAGCGGAGTCGTAATTTCAAGGGCGCTTACGGCAAGTGCCAGAAAAATTGAAATAGCAACCGAAGATCTGTATGGCTTTATGAATGGCAATAGCTTTGAGAGAAATTTCAGGTCAACGCTTTTACCAAGTTTTTCTTCGTCAAAATGTCCCTTATTAAAGCGCATTGAGTTCCTCTTCTATGGCCTGCATTCTGGAGATGCGTGAATAATAGCCGCCAAGCGCGACAAGCTCGTCATGGTTTCCTGATTCTGTTATTTCACCATTTTCCATGACAATTATTCTGTCGGATATTTTAAGGGCCGAAAGCCTATGAGATACTATTATGAGTGTCTTTCCCTTTGCAAACTCCATGATCGATTCCATAATCATGGAAGCTGATACTGCATCCACTTGGCTTATAGGGTCATCAAGAAGAATTATCGGTGCTGGTCTTAGAAAAACCCTGGCAAGCGCCACCCTCTGTTTCTGTCCACCTGAAAGAAGCACTCCTTTTTCTCCGACCCTTGTATCAAGGCCTTCGGGAAGTTCCATTATTGTTGTGTCAATCGCGGCCTTTCTTGCAGCATTCATTATTTCCGAGTCTTCAATTTCAAGGTCTAATTTTATGTTGTCCCTTATGGTTCCTGAAAATAGGAAAGGTTCCTGGGGCATGAGAGATATGTTTTTTCTCAGAAGATCAAGGGACAGATTTCTGATATCTATTCCGTCTATCATAACCATGCCTTCGGACGGGTCATAGAAACGTGGAAGAAAACCGAGAAGGGTGGTTTTCCCATGACCAGGAGGGCCTGTGATCCCAAGTGTTGTGCCTGGAGGAATGTCTAGGTTGAAATTCCTGAAGAAATAGTCAGAACCCGAAACAGAACCATAGGAAAAGCCCATGTTTATAAAGGATACTGAGCCTTTAATCTCAAAATTATTCATTGAATCCGGCTGCTCTGATACGACTGGTTTGACGCTTAGCAGGCCTTCGATTCTGTCCATGGACGCTTTGCCCCTCTGGATAAGGGTCACAACCCAGCCCATCGCCATCATAGGCCATGTCATGAGGGTCAGATAGCTTATGAACGCGGCAAAATCACCGGCTGTTATCTCTCCTCTTATGGCCATTCTGCCGCCTGCAAAAAGAATTATCACAAGTCCGAGGTTTGTGAAAAAAATCATGAGGGGAATAAAAAGGCCTGTAACCCTGACCCTTTTCATGCTTTTTCTAAGGTATTTTTCAGAAAGCTCTCTGACCTTAATGGTTTCGTCGGCCTCTCGTGAGAATGCCTTTATTATTCTTATTCCTGACAGCCTTTCCCTTATGGCTTCGGTTATTTCGGAAACAGTAGTCTGAACATCTGTATAGAGTTTGTGCATTTTTCTGCTGAGTAGCCTTGATGAAACTGCAATCATGGGAAGAGGGATAAGAGTCAGAAGCGCGAGTTTCCAGTTCAGCATTGCCATGAAAATTGCGGAAGCGATTCCAAGAAAAAGCGCGTCTGTGAGGGCAACTATACCCATGCCCGATGCCATTCTTATGCCTGAAATGTCGCTGGAGGCCCTTGCCATGATATCCCCGCTTTTCATTCCGGAAAGATCATAGGGTGAAAAGGTGATCACATGGTCGTATATTTTTTTTCTGAGACCTTCTTCAATGCGCCTTGAAAGGCCAATCAGCCAAAATCGCCAGCCATACCTGAAAAGTCCGATCAGGGCTGCAATGGCAATTATAAGGCCTGAATTGATTGCAAGGTGTTTCAAGTCAACCGAGGATTTTGCAAGCCCGTCCACCGAAGCTTTTATGATTCTTGGAACAAAAAGCTGAAGCAGATCGACAATTATGAGGCAGAAAAGGCCGAGAAAAATGCTTTTTTTATTTTCTCTGAAATAGGGTTTGATCAGATTCAGTGATTTCATATCTTAATAATTATAAATGTTTAAATAGATTAATTTTTTTGTTCATAACTTGCATTGGGACTATCTTTAAACCCAGGATAAAGCTTCAAAATTTCTTAATGGGAAATCAGCAATTACCTATCAGTCCCTGGTTCTTCCTGATTCATAAACTCATTTTGATTACATATAGCACATTAGACCTTACTTCAAGGCCGGGACAATAATAGCTTTTATAGCTTTAGTTACGATCGATTTGGCATTTTCAAAAAACCATTAAAATTATTTCGAAATATTGAACCTGACACATGCAGGTACAGGAGAATAGCATCGTGCCCAAGAGTATCAAAACCAGGCTGTTTTTTCGGAGCTTTTATTATTGCCATATTGACTGCGGCCTGTCTGTTGGGATTTGTCCAGACTAAAAACAGTTATTGCTCCGGTGATTAAATATATAAAAAAAGTTGAAGTGTGATTCCTTCTAAATTAAGCAACAACATGGAATTCAAAATTTACATATTCTGCCACCGGAGCAATATTACCTGTTGTATGTCATGACTTAGATTTAAATTATTGAAAATACATAATATATAATCAAGCCAGTCATTCCAGCCACTCTTTTCGAATTATACTAAACCTCATTTCTGTTTTAAATTTGATATAAATAGCTTTGATATTGCAGGCCAACGCATATACTGTTACAGAAATATTATCATAATTGAACCATTTTTATTATTAACCATCTTATTTTAAATAGTATTGTTGTTACAATTTTAATGACACAGGGTTTATTATGCATGAGTTTATGACGTACAAATCTGGCAAATTCTATTTTTCCGAACTCTATGACCCCTTGAAGATTGAGCCTCTGCTCGCAGAGGTTAGAATTCTTTATAAATCAATAAATAGCCTTCCTATTCTCCCGTCAATGGCTGCTCAGATAGAGCAGGAGATTCTTTACAGTTCGATTGCAGGAACGGCCGCAATAGAGGGCAATCCCATATCCGTAGAAGGTGTTAAAAAAATAGCGGAAGGGCACGATACCGGGGAATACACAAGAAAAGACAGGCAGGAAATTCTCAACCTGATTGAAGCCTATAAAATGCTTGATAGGATAGACACTGGATGGGATTTGTTACGCCCTAAATTTCGAGAAGAAATAATCTGCAATATTCATAGGGTAATCACTTCGCAGATTCCCCATGAGCAAAACATTCCTGGCAAATTTCGAAATGGTTTAGTTCATGTCGGGGACAAGGCTCATGGAGGGATATATACTCCACCCAAAATATATGAAGACGTTAGAAGTTTGATGTCTGAATTCATTTCCTGGATAAACAGTGATGATATAATTGCTCTCAATCCTTTCATTAGGGGAGCTCTTGCACATTATCATTTTTCCATAATCCATCCTTTCTGGGATGGCAACGGAAGGACGGCCAGACTTATTGAGGCTATGATTCTACAGCTTGCGGGAATTAAAAATCTGCCTAAAGAAATCTCCAACTATTATTACAGGAATGTAGATGACTATTATATTGCCTTTTCCAAGACCCTGAAGCTCAAAAAAGATGTGACTCCATTCCTTGAGTTCACCCTTAATGCAGCTGCAAATTCACTCACAAAAATGATGGAGACTATCCATCACTTCATAAGGCTTTTAACATTAAGAGACTATTGTTTGAGTCTGAAACAACAGAAAAAAATCACATCAAGACAATACGACCTTATCAATCTTCTGCTGGATCAGCAGAAAAGCTTTAACCTGGGAAGCCTTGCCTTCACTCCGCCGTTTTCAATAATCTACCGGGGAATTTCAACCCAGACAGCAAGAAGGGATCTGAAAAAACTGTCCGAAATGAGACTGCTTCACGTGAATGATAAAGGTGAATATTCACTTAATTTGAGGGTTTTGGGATAGCCGTTTGCTTGCTGTTTGTTTCCTGAAAAAGTCCGGGCGTCACTCCGACCACTTGTTAATATTGTTTTTTATCTTTTCCAAAACCCAAGTCAGGTGATCAATCAAGCCCGCCGCTATAAGCGGCGGGCAGATTAAATCAGTTAAAACGCATTATTTATATAAATAGCTCTTGACCCTGTAAGTAACAAAAGCAGGTGCTCCGCCTATCTGGTTAGAGTTTTGCGGAACCCAGTAGCCGTTTATATCTGGCTTTAAAAAATATGATTCGACATCAATCTTTTTTATCTGTCCGGAAGCAGGATCAGGATTTTCAAGTGTTGTTTCTACGATAGTGCTCTGGGTATAGCTCATTGTCTGATAGATCTCAAAAGATCCTTCAACGCCTACGCCCAATATTTTTTCCATCAGTTCAACCCCCATCTTGAGCTCAATATAACCGCCAACTGTACTGCTTCCTTCCTGGGTAATCTCAAGCTCTGAAGTATTAGGGCTGTCTTCAACCCATTGTTTTGAACTAACTTCGGCAATTTTTGTGTAACTGTCAAAATAACCGTCAACATATTTATATGTTTCTAAACGCTCTGTATCATTTTCTGAAGCATGATCTGGTATGTTCAGATAAGGACTTGACAGATTGTCATAAGGCGTGCCGTCAGACATTGGGCCTGTAACAGGATTGAATGTCTCTTTCTGATATGAATAGCCTGTAACCCTTATTGGATAAGTAAAGATTCCTGTGGCCTGCTTGTTGATATTGTACCATTCAAGCTTGGTAGCCTCCAGCACAGGAGCCAGATAGATCCCTAATACAAGCCCTTCAGGACTCTGGGAAAGAGAATCAGTTGATGAACAC
Proteins encoded in this region:
- a CDS encoding ABC transporter ATP-binding protein — protein: MRFNKGHFDEEKLGKSVDLKFLSKLLPFIKPYRSSVAISIFLALAVSALEITTPLITRYALDHYINPEKAVGGTFNVESALAGIMIAAGLLLVSSFLIFITGFAQIQTMEYGGQRILNDLRVKLYSHMQSLPVEFFSKNPVGRLVTRITSDIDNMLEMFTTVLVFFFKDIFLMLGIMGTMAMINLKLTCATFIILPFVLMASKYFGGETRAVSRQLRTKTAQLNTTVAETLAGSAVIQSFRQEEYSKANFDTLNHGAYLDGMKEIRVFGIFMPVIEFLSSVALAIIILYGGLAVQNSDITIGSLVAYISYLRMFFRPVRDMTEKYNVTQTALASAERIFQILDAEDTDIHHNDIRKDDTVPISDEIQPFETLEFQNVWFGYEPGIYAVKDISFKLEKGRTIAAVGHTGAGKTTVISLILKFYDPEKGAITINGKNISEMNVEEVRKRIALVTQDPFIFSGSIRDNVTCLRNNMDDKRITEILDAAQCLDFVKNLPDGIDSVLGEGGVRLSSGQRQLLSIARAIASDPEIIILDEATSYVDSETEKKVKYALDNLASGRTAITIAHRISTAKSADEILVFHKGEITERGTHEELIEMKGYYWRLNSLEGV
- a CDS encoding ABC transporter ATP-binding protein, with the protein product MKSLNLIKPYFRENKKSIFLGLFCLIIVDLLQLFVPRIIKASVDGLAKSSVDLKHLAINSGLIIAIAALIGLFRYGWRFWLIGLSRRIEEGLRKKIYDHVITFSPYDLSGMKSGDIMARASSDISGIRMASGMGIVALTDALFLGIASAIFMAMLNWKLALLTLIPLPMIAVSSRLLSRKMHKLYTDVQTTVSEITEAIRERLSGIRIIKAFSREADETIKVRELSEKYLRKSMKRVRVTGLFIPLMIFFTNLGLVIILFAGGRMAIRGEITAGDFAAFISYLTLMTWPMMAMGWVVTLIQRGKASMDRIEGLLSVKPVVSEQPDSMNNFEIKGSVSFINMGFSYGSVSGSDYFFRNFNLDIPPGTTLGITGPPGHGKTTLLGFLPRFYDPSEGMVMIDGIDIRNLSLDLLRKNISLMPQEPFLFSGTIRDNIKLDLEIEDSEIMNAARKAAIDTTIMELPEGLDTRVGEKGVLLSGGQKQRVALARVFLRPAPIILLDDPISQVDAVSASMIMESIMEFAKGKTLIIVSHRLSALKISDRIIVMENGEITESGNHDELVALGGYYSRISRMQAIEEELNAL
- a CDS encoding Fic family protein, translated to MHEFMTYKSGKFYFSELYDPLKIEPLLAEVRILYKSINSLPILPSMAAQIEQEILYSSIAGTAAIEGNPISVEGVKKIAEGHDTGEYTRKDRQEILNLIEAYKMLDRIDTGWDLLRPKFREEIICNIHRVITSQIPHEQNIPGKFRNGLVHVGDKAHGGIYTPPKIYEDVRSLMSEFISWINSDDIIALNPFIRGALAHYHFSIIHPFWDGNGRTARLIEAMILQLAGIKNLPKEISNYYYRNVDDYYIAFSKTLKLKKDVTPFLEFTLNAAANSLTKMMETIHHFIRLLTLRDYCLSLKQQKKITSRQYDLINLLLDQQKSFNLGSLAFTPPFSIIYRGISTQTARRDLKKLSEMRLLHVNDKGEYSLNLRVLG